A DNA window from Amycolatopsis sp. DSM 110486 contains the following coding sequences:
- the ettA gene encoding energy-dependent translational throttle protein EttA, with protein MAEFIYTMKKVRKTVGDKVILDDVSTAFYPGAKIGVVGPNGAGKSTVLKIMAGIEQASNGEAFLQPGATVGILMQEPQLDETKTVRQNVEEGLGETKLKLDRYNEIAELMATDYSDELMEEMGQLQEDLDHADAWELDSTVEQAMDALRCPPPDEAVTHLSGGERRRVALCKLLLSAPDLLLLDEPTNHLDAESVLWLEQFLMKYAGAVLAVTHDRYFLDNVAEWIMELDRGHVVGYEGNYSTYLEKKRERLEVQGKKDAKLAKRLKSELEWVRSNAKARQTKSRSRLDRYEEMAAEADKYRKLDFEEIQIPPGPRLGSVVVEVEKLNKGFDGRVLIDGLSFDLPRNGIVGVIGPNGVGKTTLFKTIVGLEEPDGGKVKIGETVKLSYVDQNRAGIDPKKTVWEVVSDKLDYIHVGQTEMPSRAYVSAFGFKGPDQQKPAGVLSGGERNRLNLAMTLKQGGNLILLDEPTNDLDVETLGSLENALEQFPGCAVVISHDRWFLDRVATHILAWEGTDENPAQWFWFEGNFEGYEKNKVERLGAEAARPHRVTHRKLKRD; from the coding sequence ATGGCCGAGTTCATCTACACCATGAAGAAGGTGCGCAAGACCGTCGGGGACAAGGTCATCCTCGACGACGTCAGCACCGCGTTCTACCCCGGCGCCAAGATCGGCGTGGTGGGGCCGAACGGTGCCGGTAAGTCCACCGTTCTCAAGATCATGGCGGGGATCGAGCAGGCCAGCAACGGCGAGGCGTTCCTGCAGCCGGGTGCCACCGTCGGCATCCTCATGCAGGAGCCGCAGCTCGACGAGACGAAGACCGTCCGCCAGAACGTCGAGGAAGGCCTCGGCGAGACCAAGCTGAAGCTCGACCGCTACAACGAGATCGCCGAGCTCATGGCGACCGACTACAGCGATGAGCTCATGGAGGAGATGGGCCAGCTCCAGGAGGACCTCGACCACGCCGACGCGTGGGAGCTCGACTCCACGGTCGAGCAGGCCATGGACGCCCTGCGCTGCCCGCCGCCGGACGAGGCCGTGACCCACCTCTCCGGTGGTGAGCGCCGTCGCGTCGCGCTGTGCAAGCTGTTGCTGTCCGCGCCCGACCTGCTGCTGCTCGACGAGCCCACCAACCACCTGGACGCCGAAAGCGTGCTGTGGCTGGAGCAGTTCCTCATGAAGTACGCCGGCGCCGTGCTGGCCGTGACCCACGACCGGTACTTCCTCGACAACGTGGCCGAGTGGATCATGGAGCTCGACCGCGGCCACGTCGTCGGCTACGAGGGCAACTACTCCACGTACCTGGAGAAGAAGCGCGAGCGCCTCGAGGTCCAGGGCAAGAAGGACGCGAAGCTCGCCAAGCGCCTGAAGTCCGAGCTCGAGTGGGTCCGCTCCAACGCCAAGGCCCGCCAGACCAAGTCGCGCTCGCGCCTCGACCGCTACGAGGAAATGGCGGCGGAGGCCGACAAGTACCGCAAACTCGACTTCGAAGAGATCCAGATCCCGCCGGGTCCGCGTCTGGGCAGCGTGGTCGTGGAGGTCGAGAAGCTGAACAAGGGCTTCGACGGCCGCGTGCTCATCGACGGGCTGTCGTTCGACTTGCCGCGCAACGGCATCGTCGGCGTGATCGGCCCCAACGGTGTCGGCAAGACCACACTGTTCAAGACCATCGTCGGGCTCGAGGAGCCGGACGGCGGCAAGGTCAAGATCGGCGAGACGGTCAAGCTGTCCTATGTGGACCAGAACCGTGCCGGCATCGACCCGAAGAAGACGGTGTGGGAGGTCGTGTCGGACAAGCTCGACTACATCCACGTCGGGCAGACCGAAATGCCTTCGCGCGCGTACGTGAGCGCGTTCGGCTTCAAGGGGCCGGACCAGCAGAAGCCGGCGGGCGTGCTCTCCGGTGGTGAGCGCAACCGGCTGAACCTGGCGATGACGCTCAAGCAGGGTGGAAACCTGATCCTGCTGGACGAGCCGACCAACGACCTGGACGTGGAAACGCTGGGCTCGCTGGAGAACGCGCTGGAGCAGTTCCCCGGGTGCGCCGTGGTCATCTCTCACGACCGGTGGTTCCTCGACCGGGTCGCCACGCACATCCTGGCCTGGGAAGGCACCGACGAGAACCCGGCGCAGTGGTTCTGGTTCGAGGGCAACTTCGAGGGCTATGAGAAGAACAAGGTCGAGCGCCTCGGCGCCGAAGCGGCGCGGCCGCACCGGGTCACTCATCGCAAACTGAAGCGCGACTGA
- a CDS encoding fatty acid desaturase, which yields MLAGRKTGTEAFLVKLFAVVPLLAVVAAVPLAWGWGLSWLDIGLAVGFYYLSGLGITIGFHRYFTHGSFRARRGLRIALAVAGSMAMQGPVISWVADHRRHHAFSDRDGDPHSPWRYGTTPAALAKGFWHAHMGWLFDRDKTNSRRFAPDLLDDPDIRRVDSLFPVLTAVTLLAPALIGGLATMSWWGALTAFFWAGLVRVAALHHVTWSVNSLCHMIGERPFEARDRSANFWPLAILSFGESWHNSHHADPTGARHGVGRGQLDTSARLIWLFEKLNWASQVRWPRPERLARKLKTA from the coding sequence ATGCTCGCCGGCCGCAAGACGGGTACCGAGGCCTTCCTCGTGAAGCTGTTCGCCGTGGTCCCCCTGCTGGCGGTCGTCGCCGCGGTGCCCCTGGCCTGGGGCTGGGGACTCAGCTGGCTCGACATCGGCCTCGCCGTCGGCTTCTACTACCTCAGCGGCCTCGGCATCACGATCGGCTTCCACCGCTACTTCACCCACGGCTCGTTCCGCGCTCGCCGCGGCCTGCGGATCGCGCTCGCCGTGGCCGGCAGCATGGCGATGCAGGGCCCCGTGATCTCGTGGGTTGCCGACCACCGCCGCCACCACGCCTTCTCCGACCGCGACGGCGACCCGCACTCCCCGTGGCGCTACGGCACCACACCGGCGGCGCTGGCGAAGGGTTTCTGGCACGCGCACATGGGCTGGCTGTTCGACCGCGACAAGACCAACTCGCGCCGCTTCGCCCCGGACCTGCTGGACGATCCGGACATCCGCCGCGTCGACAGCCTCTTCCCCGTGCTGACCGCCGTGACGCTGCTGGCGCCGGCGCTGATTGGCGGCCTCGCCACGATGAGCTGGTGGGGCGCGCTCACGGCGTTCTTCTGGGCCGGGCTCGTGCGGGTGGCGGCACTGCACCACGTGACGTGGTCTGTGAACTCGCTGTGCCACATGATCGGTGAGCGCCCCTTCGAGGCGCGGGACCGCTCGGCCAACTTCTGGCCGCTGGCGATCCTGTCGTTCGGCGAGTCGTGGCACAACTCCCACCACGCCGACCCGACCGGCGCCCGCCACGGCGTGGGCCGGGGCCAGCTGGACACATCTGCTCGGCTCATCTGGCTGTTCGAGAAGCTGAACTGGGCGTCTCAGGTTCGCTGGCCCCGCCCGGAGCGGCTGGCGCGAAAGCTCAAGACCGCCTGA
- a CDS encoding cytochrome c oxidase assembly protein, producing MSTDAVTKPEPTARRRTSVLPLLSVGVLLAAVVAVGLVALTGGAGYLITGLPDPGLVTRYGITVVRVLAEAASVVCVGALLLAAFLVPPQKSGTLGPEGYAAVRAAGIAAWVWFASSLLSVAFTAADGAGKPFLEVLSPQTLLDLVDAIEQPKAWLWTALIAVLLALGCRLVLTWGWTAVLFFVAVAGLIPVAVTGHSASGGSHDMATNSLLFHLIAAALWVGGLVALLALGWRRGAHLSLAARRFSKLALVCWVVMAISGVINALVRINLGDLFTTDYGLLVVAKVVALLLLGVFGHQQRQRGVRDLVDGKGGGQLLRLAAVEVLIMFVTLGIASGLARTPPPADAVTQPSTTELLIGYNLDGAPTFWRLLTDWRFDLIYGTAAIVLAGLYLAGVWRLRKRGDSWPTGRIVAWLAGCLVLLIATSSGIGRYSPAMFSVHMGTHMLLSMVVPVLLVLGGPVTLALRALPTAGAGAPPGPREWLLAAVHSPVSRFLTHPVVALLLFVGSFYALYFSGLFDAALNYHWAHLAMNAHFLLAGYVFYWPVIGVDPAPRKIPPVGRLGMMFAAMPFHAFFGVILMNMQYVIGQEFYQSLRLPFVGDLLTDQRLGGGIAWAAGEVPVLLVLIALLVQWARADEREAKRKDRREENTGGEELNAYNAMLKNLADGKRVE from the coding sequence GTGAGCACGGACGCAGTGACGAAACCCGAACCGACCGCGCGGCGCAGGACCAGCGTGCTGCCGCTGCTCTCGGTGGGCGTGCTGCTCGCCGCGGTCGTGGCGGTCGGGCTCGTGGCGCTCACCGGTGGCGCCGGCTACCTGATCACCGGGCTGCCCGACCCGGGGCTGGTCACGCGCTACGGCATCACGGTCGTCCGGGTGCTCGCCGAAGCCGCGTCCGTGGTCTGCGTCGGCGCGTTGCTGCTGGCCGCGTTCCTGGTGCCGCCGCAGAAGTCCGGCACGCTGGGGCCCGAGGGCTACGCCGCCGTGCGCGCGGCCGGCATCGCCGCCTGGGTCTGGTTCGCCTCGTCGCTGCTCTCGGTGGCCTTCACCGCGGCCGACGGCGCCGGCAAGCCGTTCCTGGAAGTCCTTTCGCCCCAGACCCTCCTGGACCTCGTCGACGCGATCGAGCAGCCCAAGGCGTGGCTGTGGACGGCGCTCATCGCGGTGCTGCTCGCGCTCGGCTGCCGGCTCGTGCTCACGTGGGGCTGGACGGCCGTGCTGTTCTTCGTGGCCGTCGCGGGCCTGATCCCGGTGGCCGTCACGGGGCACTCCGCGAGCGGCGGCTCGCACGACATGGCCACCAACAGCCTGCTGTTCCACCTGATCGCGGCCGCGCTGTGGGTCGGCGGGCTCGTGGCGCTCCTGGCTCTCGGCTGGCGCCGGGGAGCGCACCTGTCGCTCGCGGCCCGGCGGTTCTCCAAGCTGGCCCTGGTCTGCTGGGTCGTGATGGCGATCTCCGGCGTGATCAACGCGCTGGTGCGCATCAACCTCGGCGACCTGTTCACCACCGACTACGGCCTGCTCGTGGTCGCGAAGGTCGTCGCGCTGCTGCTGCTCGGCGTGTTCGGCCATCAGCAGCGCCAGCGCGGCGTGCGCGACCTCGTCGACGGCAAGGGCGGCGGCCAGCTGCTGCGGCTGGCGGCCGTCGAGGTGCTGATCATGTTCGTGACGCTCGGCATCGCGTCCGGCCTCGCCCGCACACCACCACCGGCCGACGCGGTCACCCAGCCCTCGACCACCGAGCTGCTCATCGGCTACAACCTCGACGGCGCGCCCACCTTCTGGCGCCTGCTCACCGACTGGCGCTTCGACCTCATCTACGGCACCGCCGCGATCGTCCTGGCCGGGCTCTACCTCGCCGGCGTATGGCGGCTGCGCAAACGCGGCGACTCGTGGCCCACCGGCCGGATCGTCGCGTGGCTCGCCGGCTGCCTGGTGCTCCTGATCGCCACGTCGTCGGGCATCGGCCGCTACTCGCCGGCGATGTTCAGCGTGCACATGGGCACGCACATGCTGCTGTCGATGGTCGTGCCCGTCCTGCTGGTGCTGGGCGGCCCTGTGACGCTCGCGCTGCGCGCCCTGCCGACCGCGGGTGCCGGCGCGCCTCCAGGGCCGCGTGAGTGGCTCCTGGCGGCTGTCCACTCGCCGGTGTCGCGGTTCCTGACACACCCGGTCGTCGCGCTGCTGCTGTTCGTCGGCTCGTTCTACGCGCTGTACTTCTCCGGCCTGTTCGACGCCGCGCTGAACTACCACTGGGCGCACCTGGCGATGAACGCCCACTTCCTGCTCGCCGGCTACGTCTTCTACTGGCCGGTGATCGGCGTCGACCCGGCGCCGCGCAAGATCCCGCCGGTCGGCCGGCTCGGGATGATGTTCGCGGCCATGCCGTTCCACGCGTTCTTCGGCGTGATCCTGATGAACATGCAGTACGTGATCGGCCAGGAGTTCTACCAGTCGCTGCGGCTGCCGTTTGTCGGCGACCTGCTCACCGACCAGCGTCTCGGTGGCGGCATCGCGTGGGCCGCGGGCGAGGTTCCCGTGCTGCTGGTGCTGATCGCGCTGCTGGTGCAGTGGGCGCGCGCCGACGAGCGCGAGGCCAAGCGGAAGGACCGCCGCGAGGAGAATACGGGCGGCGAGGAACTGAACGCCTACAACGCGATGCTCAAGAACCTCGCAGACGGCAAACGGGTCGAATGA
- a CDS encoding NAD-glutamate dehydrogenase — MSSTGVSSPPGTDVGAEVGALCRSASPEQLRDALIDAAAALAPEIGDLIRLYYRHIPAEEIVGDDPVALVGAVRSHLQLAKQRMPGRPAVRLLNPTAAQDGWTREATVVQVVTDDMPYLVDSVAAEFARDGVQVHRIVHPIVVVSRDVTGELEGLHPDADPANPPAMSAAESWMYLEIDLVTDPNRARELDNRLASVLGDVREVVEDADKMAQTACSVAESLEQDPPKLPDPTQVEEGARLLRWLADGHFTFLGYRRYELVENPHHDSDEPALRAVLASGLGVLRQDSLAARSLTAGPDDYTSALSPTLLVLTQASAPSTVHRPVYPYYVGVKTFDDEGNVTGEHRFLGMFTTTALHENVLDIPVVCKRVREVIHRAGFPMESFSGQRMLEVLQNWPRADLFSADTDSLYATTTGAITLSDRRRLRLFLRRDPYGRFYSCLVYLPRDRYTTRSRLAMQKVLLEELEGTQLEYSARIGETVLAQVHFIVHTDPAHRIDPDTLRIQERLNTVVRSWDDRMVEAILAERRERAGDGQPIGVMGEESAVDQGQRFAAVFPEGYKEDFTADEALADLRKLDTLADEGDLALSFYLPADAEPGERRFKLYLRGEGVSLSKVLPVLQAMGVEVVDERPYELFREDGGASWIYDFGLRISAKYLDESSTVALDALRERFQEAFHAAWRGDAEVDGFNGLVLRAGLTWRQAAVLRAYSRYLQQARSPFSQEYIQNTVLKHTEVAMRLLNLFETRCDPQLSDVDRKTREDSLVGEITEMIDEVTSLDEDRILRRLMAVINGTLRTNYHVTGADGATRPYLAIKLDPSGVPELPEPRPKFEIFVYSPRVEGVHLRFGEVARGGLRWSDRREDFRTEVLGLVKAQAVKNAVIVPVGAKGGFVVKRPPAPTGDASLDRDAQLTEGIACYRMFISGLLDLTDNRVEGKTVPAPGVVRHDADDSYLVVAADKGTAKFSDIANEVSGQYGFWLGDAFASGGSVGYDHKAMGITAKGAWESVKRHFRELGKDTQTEDFTTVGIGDMMGDVFGNGMLLSEHIRLVAAFNHMHVFLDPNPDAAATFAERRRLFDLPRSSWDDYDRSLISEGGGIYPRSAKTIPISPQVRAALGIAEGVTHLPPMELIQAILLAPVELLWNGGIGTYVKAETETHGDAGDKANDAIRVNGNQLRVKVVGEGGNLGLTQLGRIEFARAGGKINTDALDNSAGVDCSDHEVNIKILLDHLVATGNLEHTRRNSLLEEMTDEVSDLVLADNYRQNAVLGVSRAHAGPMVSVHARQVSSLVAKGAFDRKLEALPSSSEFRALEKAGEGLSSPELATLLAHVKLDLKDELLASELVDSEVFTRRLPEYFPKPLREQFTDAISQHPLSRQIITTLVTNELVDGGGISFVFRLMEEMNATATDVVRAYAVVTHVYDLPTLWTEIDALDNVVPTAVADAMVLETRRLLDRAARWFLTNRPQPLAPLAEINRFGPVVAELGPKLGDLLRGRELESVEEQAGKLVADGVPADLARRVALLLHSYGLLDVVEVAELAEQQVGLDALHSPADTAELYFALSDHLDIDKMLTEISKLERGNRWHALARLSLRDDVYGSLRAITLDALRHSDQDVEADAQIAQWEKTNASRLSRARVALDEITRSGRLDLATLSVAARQIRSTVR, encoded by the coding sequence ATGAGCTCGACGGGAGTCTCGTCCCCGCCCGGAACAGATGTCGGTGCCGAAGTCGGCGCGTTGTGTCGCTCGGCGAGCCCGGAGCAGCTCCGGGACGCGCTGATCGACGCCGCGGCGGCGTTGGCGCCCGAGATCGGTGACCTGATCCGCCTGTACTACCGCCACATCCCGGCGGAGGAGATCGTCGGTGACGACCCCGTGGCGCTCGTCGGCGCGGTGCGCTCGCACCTGCAGCTGGCGAAGCAGCGCATGCCGGGACGCCCGGCGGTCCGGCTGCTGAACCCCACCGCGGCGCAGGACGGCTGGACCCGCGAGGCCACCGTCGTGCAGGTGGTCACCGACGACATGCCCTACCTCGTCGACAGCGTGGCGGCCGAGTTCGCGCGCGACGGCGTGCAGGTACACCGCATCGTCCACCCGATCGTCGTGGTCAGCCGCGACGTCACGGGCGAGCTCGAGGGCCTGCACCCCGACGCCGACCCGGCCAACCCGCCCGCGATGTCGGCGGCCGAGTCGTGGATGTACCTCGAGATCGACCTCGTCACGGACCCGAACCGCGCCCGCGAGCTGGACAACCGGCTGGCCTCGGTGCTGGGTGACGTCCGGGAGGTCGTCGAGGACGCCGACAAGATGGCGCAGACCGCGTGCTCCGTGGCGGAGTCGCTGGAGCAGGACCCGCCGAAGCTGCCCGACCCCACGCAGGTCGAAGAGGGCGCCCGGCTGCTGCGCTGGCTCGCCGATGGCCACTTCACCTTCCTCGGCTACCGCCGCTACGAACTGGTCGAGAACCCGCACCACGACTCCGACGAGCCGGCGCTGCGCGCGGTCCTCGCGTCCGGCCTCGGTGTGCTGCGCCAGGACAGCCTCGCCGCCCGCAGCCTCACCGCAGGCCCGGACGACTACACCAGCGCGCTGTCCCCGACGCTGCTGGTGCTCACGCAGGCGAGCGCGCCCTCGACCGTGCACCGGCCGGTGTACCCGTACTACGTCGGCGTGAAGACGTTCGACGACGAGGGCAACGTGACCGGCGAGCACCGGTTCCTCGGCATGTTCACCACCACGGCGCTGCACGAGAACGTGCTCGACATCCCCGTGGTGTGCAAGCGCGTGCGCGAGGTCATCCACCGCGCCGGCTTCCCGATGGAGTCGTTCTCCGGCCAGCGGATGCTGGAGGTGCTGCAGAACTGGCCGCGCGCCGACCTGTTCTCCGCCGACACGGATTCGCTCTACGCCACCACGACCGGCGCGATCACGCTGTCGGATCGCCGGCGGCTGCGGCTGTTCCTGCGCCGCGACCCGTACGGCCGCTTCTACTCCTGCCTCGTGTACCTGCCGCGCGACCGCTACACCACGCGTTCGCGGCTGGCGATGCAGAAGGTGCTGCTGGAGGAGCTGGAAGGCACTCAGCTCGAGTACAGCGCCCGCATCGGCGAAACCGTGCTCGCGCAGGTGCACTTCATCGTGCACACCGACCCGGCCCACCGGATCGACCCAGACACGCTGCGGATCCAGGAACGGCTCAACACCGTCGTCCGCAGCTGGGACGACCGCATGGTGGAGGCGATCCTCGCCGAGCGCCGCGAGCGCGCGGGCGACGGCCAGCCGATTGGCGTGATGGGCGAGGAGTCCGCCGTCGACCAGGGTCAGCGCTTCGCCGCGGTGTTCCCCGAGGGCTACAAGGAGGACTTCACCGCCGACGAGGCGCTCGCCGACCTGCGCAAGCTCGACACGCTGGCCGACGAGGGCGACCTGGCGCTGTCGTTCTACCTGCCGGCCGACGCGGAGCCGGGCGAGCGCCGCTTCAAGCTCTACCTGCGCGGCGAAGGCGTCTCGCTGTCGAAGGTCCTGCCGGTGCTGCAGGCCATGGGCGTCGAGGTCGTCGACGAGCGGCCGTACGAGCTGTTCCGTGAAGACGGCGGCGCCAGCTGGATCTACGACTTCGGCCTGCGCATCTCGGCGAAGTACCTCGACGAGAGCAGCACCGTCGCGCTCGACGCGCTGCGCGAGCGGTTCCAGGAGGCGTTCCACGCGGCGTGGCGCGGCGACGCGGAGGTCGACGGCTTCAACGGCCTCGTGCTGCGCGCCGGCCTCACGTGGCGCCAGGCCGCCGTGCTGCGCGCGTACTCGCGATACCTGCAGCAGGCCCGCAGCCCGTTTTCCCAGGAATACATCCAGAACACGGTGCTCAAGCACACCGAAGTGGCCATGCGGCTGCTGAACCTGTTCGAGACGCGCTGCGACCCGCAACTGTCCGATGTGGACCGCAAGACGCGCGAGGACTCGCTGGTCGGCGAGATCACCGAGATGATCGACGAGGTCACGAGCCTCGACGAGGACCGCATTCTGCGCCGCCTCATGGCCGTGATCAACGGGACGCTGCGCACCAACTACCACGTGACCGGCGCGGACGGCGCCACGCGGCCGTACCTCGCGATCAAGCTCGACCCGAGCGGCGTGCCGGAGCTGCCGGAACCGCGCCCGAAGTTCGAGATCTTCGTGTACTCGCCGCGGGTGGAAGGCGTGCACCTGCGCTTCGGCGAGGTCGCGCGCGGTGGCCTGCGCTGGTCGGACCGGCGTGAGGACTTCCGCACGGAGGTGCTCGGCCTGGTCAAGGCGCAGGCGGTGAAGAACGCCGTGATCGTGCCCGTGGGCGCTAAGGGCGGCTTCGTGGTGAAGCGTCCGCCGGCCCCGACCGGCGACGCGAGCCTCGACCGCGACGCGCAGCTGACCGAGGGCATCGCGTGCTACCGCATGTTCATCTCGGGCCTGCTCGACCTCACCGACAACCGCGTCGAGGGCAAGACCGTGCCCGCGCCGGGCGTGGTGCGCCACGACGCCGACGACAGCTACCTCGTCGTCGCGGCCGACAAGGGCACCGCGAAGTTCTCCGACATCGCCAACGAGGTCTCGGGCCAGTACGGCTTCTGGCTCGGCGACGCGTTCGCCTCCGGCGGCTCGGTCGGCTACGACCACAAGGCCATGGGCATCACGGCCAAGGGCGCTTGGGAGAGCGTGAAGCGCCACTTCCGCGAGCTGGGCAAGGACACGCAGACCGAGGACTTCACGACCGTCGGCATCGGCGACATGATGGGCGACGTCTTCGGCAACGGCATGCTGCTCAGCGAGCACATCCGGCTCGTGGCCGCGTTCAACCACATGCACGTGTTCCTCGACCCGAACCCGGACGCCGCGGCGACCTTCGCGGAGCGGCGCCGCCTGTTCGACCTGCCGCGCAGCTCGTGGGACGACTACGACCGCTCGCTCATCAGCGAGGGCGGCGGCATCTACCCGCGCTCGGCCAAGACGATCCCGATCAGCCCGCAGGTGCGCGCGGCGCTCGGCATCGCCGAAGGCGTCACGCACCTGCCGCCGATGGAGCTCATCCAGGCGATCCTGCTGGCGCCGGTCGAGCTGCTGTGGAACGGCGGCATCGGCACCTATGTCAAGGCGGAGACCGAGACCCACGGCGACGCGGGCGACAAGGCCAACGACGCGATCCGCGTCAACGGCAACCAGCTGCGCGTGAAGGTCGTGGGCGAAGGCGGCAACCTGGGCCTGACCCAGCTCGGCCGCATCGAGTTCGCGCGGGCCGGCGGCAAGATCAACACCGACGCGCTCGACAACTCCGCCGGCGTCGACTGCTCCGACCACGAGGTCAACATCAAGATCCTGCTCGACCACCTCGTGGCGACCGGGAACCTCGAGCACACGCGGCGCAATTCGCTGCTGGAGGAGATGACCGACGAGGTCTCCGACCTGGTGCTGGCCGACAACTACCGGCAGAACGCGGTGCTCGGCGTGAGCCGGGCCCACGCGGGCCCGATGGTGTCCGTGCACGCGCGGCAGGTGTCGTCTCTCGTCGCGAAGGGTGCGTTCGACCGCAAGCTGGAAGCCCTGCCGAGCTCCTCGGAGTTCCGCGCGCTGGAGAAGGCGGGCGAAGGCCTGTCCTCGCCGGAGCTCGCGACGCTGCTGGCCCACGTGAAGCTCGACCTCAAGGACGAGCTGCTCGCGAGCGAGCTGGTCGACTCCGAGGTGTTCACGCGCCGGCTGCCCGAGTACTTCCCGAAGCCGCTGCGCGAGCAGTTCACCGACGCGATCTCGCAGCACCCGCTGAGCCGCCAGATCATCACCACGCTCGTGACCAACGAGCTGGTGGACGGCGGCGGCATCTCGTTCGTCTTCCGCCTCATGGAGGAGATGAACGCGACGGCCACCGACGTGGTGCGCGCGTACGCCGTGGTCACCCACGTCTACGACCTGCCGACGCTGTGGACCGAGATTGACGCGCTCGACAACGTGGTGCCCACCGCGGTCGCCGACGCGATGGTGCTGGAGACGCGCCGGCTGCTCGACCGCGCCGCCCGCTGGTTCCTCACCAACCGGCCGCAGCCGCTCGCGCCGCTGGCCGAGATCAACCGGTTCGGCCCGGTCGTCGCGGAGCTCGGCCCGAAGCTGGGCGACCTGCTGCGCGGCCGCGAGCTGGAGTCCGTGGAGGAGCAGGCCGGCAAGCTCGTGGCCGACGGCGTGCCCGCCGATCTCGCCCGCCGGGTGGCGCTGCTGCTGCACAGCTACGGCCTGCTCGACGTGGTCGAGGTCGCAGAGCTGGCCGAGCAGCAGGTGGGGCTCGACGCGCTGCACAGCCCGGCCGATACCGCCGAGCTGTACTTCGCGCTCTCGGACCACCTGGACATCGACAAGATGCTCACCGAGATCAGCAAGCTCGAACGTGGCAACCGCTGGCACGCCCTCGCCCGGCTCTCGCTGCGCGACGACGTGTACGGCTCGCTGCGCGCCATCACGCTCGACGCGCTGCGCCACAGCGACCAGGACGTGGAGGCCGACGCGCAGATCGCGCAGTGGGAGAAGACCAACGCGTCGCGGCTGTCGCGCGCCCGCGTGGCGCTCGACGAGATCACCCGCTCCGGGCGCCTCGACCTCGCGACGCTGTCGGTGGCGGCGCGCCAGATCAGGAGCACGGTGCGGTGA
- a CDS encoding cold-shock protein produces MTQGTVKWFNAEKGFGFITPDNGGGDVFVHYSEIQGNGFRSLEENARVEFEIGQGQKGPQATSVTIL; encoded by the coding sequence ATGACGCAAGGCACCGTGAAGTGGTTCAACGCCGAAAAGGGCTTCGGCTTCATCACGCCGGACAACGGCGGTGGCGACGTGTTCGTGCACTACTCCGAAATCCAGGGCAACGGTTTCCGTAGCCTGGAGGAGAACGCGCGTGTGGAGTTCGAGATCGGCCAGGGCCAGAAGGGGCCGCAGGCCACTTCCGTCACGATTCTCTGA
- a CDS encoding thioesterase family protein — MTYVSQVRPRWSDMDVYGHVNHANMVTLLEEARIPVLFGDAVKAGLTELPKGVVVVKLGVHYRAPIVVTPETSVRVEITLTELRAASITLAYVVHTGPEESDPVAVTAETVLAPYDTVKLRPRRLSAEETEFLKKVFADA, encoded by the coding sequence GTGACCTACGTTTCGCAGGTCCGGCCACGCTGGTCGGACATGGACGTGTACGGGCACGTCAACCACGCCAACATGGTGACGCTCCTGGAAGAGGCGCGGATCCCGGTGCTGTTCGGCGACGCGGTGAAAGCCGGGCTCACCGAGCTGCCCAAGGGTGTGGTCGTGGTGAAGCTCGGCGTGCACTACCGCGCGCCGATCGTCGTCACGCCCGAGACGTCGGTGCGGGTGGAGATCACGCTCACCGAGCTGAGGGCGGCCAGCATCACGCTGGCCTACGTCGTGCACACCGGGCCCGAGGAATCGGACCCGGTGGCCGTGACCGCCGAGACGGTGCTGGCGCCGTACGACACCGTCAAGCTGCGGCCGCGGCGCCTCTCCGCCGAGGAGACCGAGTTCCTCAAGAAGGTGTTCGCCGATGCCTGA
- a CDS encoding DUF6292 family protein — translation MLRRALVGYVRAVAEAVDVSVEGTSCEVADTVTAYVALSRRSPRYPGRDLMLLWNYRQGWTLSVETRPAEPPLVVARLGGDVVPEPALVGRFVAEVVSASDKGAWTTPPSRAAADRGALAARLERRVRPVVRRS, via the coding sequence GTGCTGAGACGGGCGCTGGTCGGCTACGTACGCGCGGTTGCCGAAGCCGTGGACGTCTCCGTGGAGGGGACGTCGTGCGAGGTCGCAGACACGGTCACGGCCTACGTGGCGCTGAGTCGCCGCTCGCCGCGTTACCCCGGCCGTGACTTGATGTTGCTCTGGAACTACCGGCAGGGCTGGACGCTTTCCGTGGAGACGAGGCCGGCCGAGCCGCCGCTCGTCGTCGCACGCCTGGGCGGAGACGTCGTCCCGGAACCCGCCCTCGTGGGCCGGTTCGTCGCCGAGGTCGTCTCGGCTTCCGACAAGGGCGCGTGGACCACGCCGCCCAGCCGCGCCGCTGCCGATCGGGGAGCGCTGGCGGCCCGGCTGGAACGACGTGTCCGTCCCGTCGTCAGGCGGTCTTGA